In Caulobacter segnis ATCC 21756, the sequence CTTCTTGGCCTGAGCCTGTCTGGATGCCACCCGCCGGCGCCGGCGGCGGCGCCCGAACCGCTGCGCGCGGTGCGGGTCGCTCGGATCGAGGCGCGAACACTGCGGGTTCCGGTGCTCGCCTCGGGCTTGCTGACGCCACGCGAGGAAGCCGCCGTGACCTCGGAGCTTTCCGGCTACCGCGTCGCCCGGGTGTTTGTCGATCAGGGAGCCTGGGTCACCGCCGGCCAGCCGATGGTTCAGTTGGACGACACCTTGCTGCGCGCCCAGATCGCCGCCCAGCGCGTAGCGGTCGAACGGGCGGAGCGACAGGCCGCGCGGGTCGATGACCTCGACGGCAAGGCGGTGCTGTCGCAGGAGGACATAGATGCGCGCCGTTTCGACGCCCGCGCCGCCCGCGCCGCGCTCCAGGACCTGGAGACGCGTCAGGCGCGCATGCTGCTGCGCGCGCCGGTTTCGGGGCTAGTGCTGAAGCGCAATGTCAGGCCTGGCGAACTATCCGGCGGCGGGGTGGAGCCGATGTTCCGTCTCGCGCGCGACGGCCAGATCGAGATGGCCGCCGAGGCGCCCGAGGCCGTGCTGCATGGCCTTCGCCCAGGCCAGAGCGTGGCGATCACCTTGCCGGGCGGCGAACGCGTGGTCGGGACCGTGCGCCTGATTGATCCCGAGATCGATCCCCAGACCAAGCTCGGCGTCGCGCGCGTGACCTTGCCCAAGAGACAGGGACAACGCCCCGGCGGCTATGCCCAGGCCCAGTTCGAGGGCGTCGGAGCCCCCGCTCTCGTCGCCCCGGCCAAGGCGATCACCTACGACGCCGACGGGACCTCGGTCATGGCGCTCGACACCCGCGACGTGGTCTCGCGGGTCGCGGTGCGGATCGGCGCGCGAGCGGGCGATCATGTGCAGTTGCTTCAGGGTCCTCCCGCGGGAACGCGGGTGCTGATGTCCGGGACGGCCACCGTGCTAGCCGGCGACAAGGTCGCCATCGCCCAAGACCTCCAAGCCGGAGCGGCCCGATGAGCCTGAAAGTGTCCACCTGGGCGATCCGCAATCCCGTGCCCGTCAGCCTGTTGTTTGTTCTTCTCATGATCGCCGGCGCGGCCGCCTACGCTCTCCTGCCGGTGAAGCAGTTTCCCGACGTATCCTTCCCGGAGATCACGGTCGCCGTCACCCAATCGGGGGCGGCGCCCAGCGAGATGGAAAGCCAGGTCACGCGCCTGGTCGAGGACGCCGCGGCCAGCGTCCCGGGCGTCAAGCATCTGACCTCGACCGTGAGCCTGGGCTCCTCGGAGACCAAGGTCGAGTTCGCGGTCGGGGCTGACGCTCAGCGAGCCTTGGAGGACGTCCGATCCGCCATCGACCGCATACGGGTCGATCTGCCGCAGGGGATTGATCCGCCGAGCGTCACCCGACGCGATACCGACGGCCAACCCATCCTCTATTACGCGGTCACCGCGCCGAAGCTGTCAGCCACGCAGCTGTCCTGGTTCGTCGACAACACCGTGGCGCGCGCGCTGCAGGGGGTCGCGGGGGTCGGCCTGGTGACGCGCACCGGCGGTCTGGATCGTGAGATCAACGTTCTGCTCGACATCCAGCGGATGAACGCCCTGGGCGTCACCGCCCCTCAGGTCAACTCGGCCCTCCGGCAGTTTACCGACGACGCCTCGGGCGGACGCGCCGAACTCGGAGACCGCGAGATGACCGTCCGGGTGTTGGGCGGGGCGGTCAGCATCGACCAGTTGCGCGACCTGCAGATCCCTCTGCGGGGGCGGGCGGTTCGCCTGGGCGACATCGCCGAGGTCGGCGACGGGGCGGGCGAGGCGCGCGGTTTTGCTCGTGTGAACAACGTCCCGGTCGCGGCTTTCCAGATCAGCAAGACCAAGACGGCCAGCGAGGTCGAGACCGAGACCAATGTCGTCAAGGCGTTGGACGCCCTGGCCAAGGCCAATCCCGGCGTGCGGTTCACCAAGGTCATGTCGACCGTGACGGAGACCCGCGCCAGCTACCAGGCCACGATCCACGTCCTGATCGAGGGCATGATCCTGGCGGCCCTGGTGGTGATGCTGTTCCTGCGCGACTGGCG encodes:
- a CDS encoding efflux RND transporter periplasmic adaptor subunit codes for the protein MDRMMTLSPRRRPAAWMALLGLSLSGCHPPAPAAAPEPLRAVRVARIEARTLRVPVLASGLLTPREEAAVTSELSGYRVARVFVDQGAWVTAGQPMVQLDDTLLRAQIAAQRVAVERAERQAARVDDLDGKAVLSQEDIDARRFDARAARAALQDLETRQARMLLRAPVSGLVLKRNVRPGELSGGGVEPMFRLARDGQIEMAAEAPEAVLHGLRPGQSVAITLPGGERVVGTVRLIDPEIDPQTKLGVARVTLPKRQGQRPGGYAQAQFEGVGAPALVAPAKAITYDADGTSVMALDTRDVVSRVAVRIGARAGDHVQLLQGPPAGTRVLMSGTATVLAGDKVAIAQDLQAGAAR